A section of the Corynebacterium tuberculostearicum genome encodes:
- a CDS encoding YigZ family protein: protein MQDSYRRPVGQVEHEIEIKRSRFITLIGRVTNEEEARAFIDAARSRFPDARHHCSAYVYHVDGANPVERSSDDGEPSGTAGKPMLDVVKGSGMLDVCAVVVRYFGGIKLGAGGLVHAYGGAVSEAMEKVRAVTRARRELYAVECPHATAGRVEADLRGRGYEITDTAYAAAVTFTVAVHPGGLDELEATLAAISQGQLEAAEAGSAWVEVGS from the coding sequence ATGCAGGATTCTTATCGTCGCCCAGTAGGCCAGGTTGAACACGAAATTGAAATTAAGCGGTCCCGGTTTATTACCTTGATCGGCCGCGTCACCAATGAGGAAGAGGCCCGCGCGTTTATCGACGCCGCCCGCAGCCGCTTTCCCGACGCCCGCCACCACTGCTCCGCTTACGTCTACCACGTCGATGGCGCGAACCCGGTGGAGCGCTCCTCCGATGACGGCGAGCCCTCCGGCACGGCTGGAAAGCCGATGTTGGACGTGGTGAAGGGCTCCGGCATGCTCGATGTGTGCGCGGTAGTCGTGCGCTACTTCGGCGGCATCAAGTTGGGGGCCGGCGGGTTGGTGCATGCCTATGGCGGCGCGGTGAGCGAGGCCATGGAGAAGGTGCGCGCGGTAACCAGGGCGCGCCGGGAGCTTTATGCGGTGGAGTGCCCGCATGCGACGGCCGGGCGCGTGGAAGCGGACCTGCGCGGGCGCGGCTATGAGATAACCGATACCGCCTATGCGGCCGCGGTCACCTTTACCGTGGCCGTGCACCCAGGCGGGCTGGACGAGCTGGAAGCAACGCTGGCAGCGATCTCGCAGGGCCAGCTCGAGGCGGCAGAGGCCGGCAGCGCGTGGGTTGAGGTAGGATCCTGA
- a CDS encoding HNH endonuclease signature motif containing protein: MEHIRAYIAALNSAMDLLAEAADASAADLTAAGMPDAEAESVAQLAQVYFGTTSFRRRQRRAVDGARRNRHSLPTLAVIEKHARRAPTQARAWALRAELTHIACDTREMDRHARKKLREMRAPREPKPGVRLRRRAAGKPWTLSITGPSALIAELHQHAGSLADVASLFRTGTGAAAVRTNVVVPLDKLVGVAHGSDDVVLTMTNGAQITGAELAQRALAEEGFVTLLHPVEGPVNLYRMRRGATWKQFMMAAAENPTCPVKGCNKPADECQVHHIFSWAGGGWTNAKNLTTACAYHNGRNDDHRTGPPRNGRFERTARGVRWVNPWDPPPPDLVDTGPTNTTTA; the protein is encoded by the coding sequence ATGGAACACATTCGGGCTTATATCGCGGCGCTCAACTCGGCGATGGACCTCCTCGCCGAGGCCGCCGACGCCTCCGCCGCGGACCTTACCGCCGCTGGCATGCCCGACGCAGAAGCAGAATCCGTAGCGCAGCTCGCGCAGGTCTACTTCGGGACCACCAGCTTTCGCCGCCGCCAACGCCGCGCGGTGGACGGGGCCCGCCGCAACCGGCATTCGCTGCCGACGCTGGCGGTCATCGAAAAGCATGCCCGGCGCGCGCCCACGCAAGCCCGCGCATGGGCCCTGCGCGCCGAGCTCACCCATATCGCGTGCGATACGCGGGAGATGGACAGGCATGCCCGCAAGAAGCTGCGCGAGATGCGCGCGCCGCGCGAACCCAAGCCGGGGGTGCGGTTGCGCCGCCGCGCCGCCGGCAAACCCTGGACGCTGTCCATCACTGGGCCGTCCGCACTCATCGCCGAGTTACACCAGCATGCCGGTTCGCTTGCCGACGTCGCCTCCCTCTTCCGCACCGGTACCGGCGCCGCAGCCGTGCGCACCAATGTTGTAGTGCCACTGGATAAGTTGGTCGGCGTGGCCCATGGCAGCGACGATGTGGTGCTGACCATGACCAATGGTGCGCAGATCACGGGTGCTGAATTGGCCCAGCGTGCGCTTGCCGAGGAGGGATTTGTCACCCTGCTCCACCCCGTAGAGGGCCCAGTGAACCTGTACCGCATGCGCCGTGGGGCCACCTGGAAGCAGTTCATGATGGCCGCGGCGGAAAATCCCACCTGCCCGGTCAAGGGATGCAATAAGCCCGCCGATGAGTGCCAGGTTCACCACATCTTCAGTTGGGCCGGCGGCGGGTGGACCAATGCGAAGAACCTCACCACCGCCTGTGCCTATCACAATGGTCGCAATGATGACCATCGCACCGGCCCGCCACGCAATGGCCGCTTCGAGCGCACCGCCCGCGGCGTGCGCTGGGTCAACCCTTGGGATCCGCCTCCACCGGACCTCGTCGATACCGGGCCCACGAATACGACCACCGCGTAG
- the rarD gene encoding EamA family transporter RarD — MGYYFVMLYTLAAYIMWGFFPAFFPLLLPASPLEILAHRVLWTAVLVTGFLLLSGRWREMARMDKRTWGWLAAAGVFITVNWGTYVVAINSNHVADAALGYFINPLVSVALGMVFLKERLRPWQAGAVGVAAIAVLYLTFFTGQAPYISLLLAFSFGFYGLLKKQVRVSSAVSVAAEALVMSPLAVGYILWLETSGQGTFASEGVGHALLLVSAGLITALPLLCFAEGARTLRLSTIGMLQYLTPIMQMLWALFVTHEHFSTHRWIGFGIIGVAVAIYVADLVRMARSA, encoded by the coding sequence ATGGGCTATTATTTTGTGATGCTCTACACGCTCGCCGCCTACATCATGTGGGGATTTTTCCCCGCGTTCTTCCCCCTGTTGCTGCCGGCATCGCCGCTGGAAATCTTGGCTCACCGCGTGTTGTGGACCGCGGTGCTGGTCACGGGATTTTTGCTCCTCAGCGGCCGGTGGCGCGAAATGGCGCGCATGGACAAGCGCACCTGGGGTTGGCTTGCGGCCGCGGGCGTGTTCATCACGGTCAATTGGGGTACCTACGTGGTGGCGATTAATAGCAACCACGTGGCCGATGCGGCGCTGGGGTATTTCATCAATCCCCTGGTGTCGGTCGCCCTCGGCATGGTGTTTTTGAAGGAGCGACTGCGGCCGTGGCAGGCCGGCGCGGTGGGCGTTGCGGCCATCGCGGTGCTGTACTTGACGTTCTTTACCGGCCAGGCGCCGTATATATCGCTGCTATTGGCGTTCAGCTTCGGCTTTTATGGGCTGCTCAAAAAGCAGGTCCGGGTGTCCTCGGCCGTCTCGGTCGCGGCGGAGGCGCTCGTGATGTCACCGCTGGCGGTGGGCTACATCCTGTGGCTAGAAACAAGCGGCCAGGGCACATTCGCCAGCGAGGGAGTCGGCCACGCGCTGCTTTTGGTCAGCGCCGGCTTGATTACCGCGCTGCCGCTCCTCTGCTTTGCGGAGGGCGCACGGACACTGCGCTTATCGACGATCGGCATGCTCCAATACCTCACCCCCATCATGCAGATGCTGTGGGCTCTCTTTGTCACCCACGAGCACTTTTCGACGCACCGCTGGATCGGCTTCGGCATCATCGGCGTGGCGGTGGCGATTTACGTCGCCGACTTGGTGCGCATGGCTAGGAGCGCTTAA
- the ilvA gene encoding threonine ammonia-lyase IlvA, with protein sequence MTDSTIHASDIQQAQARISSEIAPTPLQYCARLSAETGCEVYLKREDLQDVRSYKIRGALNGMSNVPQEERGRGIVTASAGNHAQGVAYACRTMGIAGKIFVPEPTPMQKRDRILAHGGDQVELVVVGANFDEAAAAAHADAAERDATFIEPFDARDTITGQGTVAAEVLAQLSAKGKSLDTIVVPVGGGGLISGITSYVADMAPQTRVVGMEPEGAASLRAAFDHGGPVTLEEVDPFVDGAAVKRLGALPYEILAANRERLSFDTVSEGAVCTDLLNLYQNEGIIAEPAGALSVAGLHQLDLEPGSTVVCVISGGNNDVLRYAEIMERSLVHRGLKHYFLVNFPQEPGQLRHFLHEILGPTDDITLFEYLKRNNRETGAALVGLQLSRAEDLEGLLERMGESKISVQYLKPGTPEYEFLVA encoded by the coding sequence ATGACTGATTCGACCATCCATGCATCCGATATCCAGCAGGCGCAGGCGCGGATTAGCTCGGAAATCGCCCCGACTCCGCTGCAGTACTGCGCCCGGCTGTCGGCCGAGACAGGCTGCGAGGTCTATCTCAAGCGCGAGGATCTGCAGGACGTGCGCTCCTATAAGATTCGCGGCGCGTTAAACGGTATGTCGAATGTTCCCCAGGAAGAGCGCGGCCGGGGAATTGTTACGGCCTCGGCCGGCAATCACGCGCAGGGCGTGGCCTATGCCTGCCGCACGATGGGCATTGCCGGCAAGATTTTCGTGCCGGAGCCCACGCCGATGCAAAAGCGCGACCGCATCCTGGCCCATGGCGGCGACCAGGTGGAGCTGGTGGTGGTCGGCGCCAACTTCGACGAGGCAGCCGCGGCCGCGCATGCCGACGCCGCCGAGCGCGACGCCACCTTCATCGAGCCCTTCGACGCCCGCGATACCATCACCGGACAAGGCACGGTCGCGGCGGAGGTTCTGGCGCAGCTTTCGGCCAAGGGCAAGTCGCTCGATACCATCGTCGTTCCTGTGGGCGGCGGCGGCCTGATTTCTGGCATCACCTCCTACGTGGCGGATATGGCGCCGCAGACCCGGGTGGTGGGCATGGAGCCGGAGGGGGCGGCGTCGCTCAGAGCGGCGTTTGACCACGGCGGACCGGTCACGCTGGAGGAGGTCGACCCCTTCGTGGATGGCGCGGCCGTCAAGCGCCTTGGCGCGCTGCCCTATGAGATTTTGGCAGCCAATCGCGAGCGCCTGAGCTTCGACACCGTGTCCGAGGGCGCGGTGTGCACGGATCTGCTTAACCTGTATCAAAATGAGGGCATCATTGCGGAGCCGGCCGGTGCGCTGTCGGTGGCGGGCTTGCACCAATTGGACCTGGAACCAGGCTCAACGGTGGTGTGCGTAATTTCCGGCGGCAATAACGATGTGCTGCGCTACGCCGAAATCATGGAACGCTCCCTGGTCCACCGCGGCCTGAAGCATTATTTCTTGGTGAATTTCCCGCAGGAGCCGGGCCAGTTGCGCCATTTCTTGCACGAGATTCTGGGCCCGACCGATGACATCACGCTTTTTGAGTACCTCAAACGCAATAACCGCGAGACGGGTGCCGCGCTGGTGGGCCTGCAGCTTAGCCGTGCCGAAGATCTCGAGGGCCTGCTAGAGCGCATGGGAGAATCCAAGATTTCGGTGCAGTACCTCAAGCCCGGCACCCCCGAGTATGAATTCCTCGTGGCCTAA
- the dnaE gene encoding DNA polymerase III subunit alpha has protein sequence MAKNSSFVHLHNHTEFSMLDGMAKVDMLADEVVRQEMPAVGMTDHGNMYGSDAFYRRMTGAGVKPIIGIEAYMAPESRFNKKRVLWGTPDQKRDDVSASGAYLHQTMIAENATGLRNLFTLSSLASYEGQLGKWPRMDAELIAEHADGIIATTGCPSGDVQTRLRLGQFNEALEAAAMWQDIYGKDNFFLELMDHGLDIEKRTRDGLLEIGRKLDLPPLVTNDCHYVLESQAPAHEAMLCVQTGKTFMDPDRFKFGGTGYYIKSAAQMRETWDDMIPDGCDNTLWIAERVQDYGEIWEEHTHDRMPIADVPEGHTPTSWLTHEVMEGLQKRFPGQDVPEEYIERAKYEISVIEMKGYPSYFLIVAELIKHARSVGIRVGPGRGSAAGALVAYALTITNIDPLEHDLLFERFLNPERPSAPDIDIDFDDRRRGEMITYAAERWGEDKVAQVITFGTVKTKQAIKDSAKVHFGQPGFQMADRINGALPPAIMAKDIPLKGITDPDHERYSEAAEVRQMVESDPDVKKIYDTARGLEGVVRQAGVHACAVIMASVRLMDHIPMWKRPADGAYITGWDYPACEAIGLLKMDFLGLRNLTVIGDAIENIKRNRGEEIHLEQLHADDPKVSKVYDLLSRGDTLGVFQLDSGGMQELLKRMKPTGFKDIVASLALYRPGPMGVNAHWDYADRKNGRKEITPIHPELEEPLKEILDETYGLIVYQEQIMRISQKVANYTAGEADGFRKAMGKKKPEVLAQQYDKFWGGMQENGYSKSAMDALWGTIEPFASYAFNKSHAAGYGLVSFWTAYLKAYYAPEYMAALLTSVGDKKDKSAIYLSDCRHLGIKVLPPSVNESEEDFQAVGEDIRFGMGAIRNVGSEVVESIIKSRHDKGAFTSFSDYLDKIELAACTKRVTEALIKAGAFDDLNHPRKGLMLIHEDAVDAVQTTKKAADKGQFDLFAGIGRGEDDAASNAFALDIPEDNWDRKHELALEREMLGLYVSGHPLDGFEEALAAQTDTPLTKILNDEVHNGQELIIGGIISGVDRRFSKRDGSPWAIVTVEDHNGAQVEILVFNKVYSLVAPQIVEDNIILARVNVKVRDERRSLFCSDIRVPELGPGGGAGLPLRLTMRTDQCTMENIARLKQVLLKNQGESDVYLELVDGSESTTMILGDHLRVERSGNLMGDLKATMGAGILG, from the coding sequence ATGGCCAAAAACTCCTCCTTCGTCCACCTGCACAACCACACCGAGTTTTCCATGCTGGACGGCATGGCCAAGGTCGATATGCTGGCCGACGAGGTGGTTCGCCAGGAGATGCCGGCCGTCGGCATGACCGACCACGGCAACATGTATGGCTCTGATGCCTTCTACCGCCGCATGACCGGTGCCGGTGTCAAGCCCATCATCGGCATCGAGGCGTATATGGCGCCCGAATCCCGCTTCAACAAAAAGCGCGTGCTGTGGGGCACGCCGGATCAAAAGCGCGACGACGTCTCCGCGTCCGGCGCCTACCTCCACCAAACGATGATCGCGGAGAACGCCACCGGCCTGCGCAACCTCTTTACCTTGTCCTCGCTGGCTTCCTATGAAGGCCAGTTGGGCAAGTGGCCGCGCATGGACGCCGAGCTCATCGCCGAGCATGCCGACGGCATCATCGCCACCACCGGTTGCCCCTCTGGCGACGTCCAGACCCGCCTGCGCCTCGGCCAGTTCAACGAGGCGCTGGAGGCCGCGGCCATGTGGCAGGACATCTACGGCAAGGACAACTTCTTTTTGGAGTTGATGGACCATGGGCTGGACATCGAAAAGCGCACGCGCGATGGCCTGCTAGAAATCGGCCGCAAGCTGGACTTGCCGCCGCTGGTGACCAACGACTGCCACTACGTGCTGGAGTCCCAGGCGCCGGCGCACGAGGCGATGCTGTGCGTGCAGACCGGCAAGACTTTCATGGATCCGGACCGCTTCAAGTTCGGCGGCACCGGCTACTACATTAAGTCGGCCGCGCAGATGCGCGAGACCTGGGACGATATGATTCCAGATGGCTGTGATAACACCTTGTGGATTGCCGAGCGCGTGCAGGACTACGGCGAGATCTGGGAAGAACACACCCACGATCGCATGCCTATTGCCGACGTCCCCGAGGGCCACACCCCAACCTCCTGGCTCACCCATGAGGTGATGGAGGGCCTGCAAAAGCGCTTCCCCGGCCAGGATGTACCGGAGGAATATATCGAGCGCGCCAAGTATGAGATCTCCGTTATCGAGATGAAGGGCTACCCGTCCTACTTCCTCATCGTGGCCGAGCTCATTAAGCACGCGCGCTCCGTGGGTATTCGTGTGGGGCCGGGCCGTGGTTCGGCGGCCGGTGCGCTCGTCGCCTATGCGCTGACCATTACCAATATCGACCCGCTGGAGCACGATCTCCTCTTCGAGCGATTCTTGAACCCGGAGCGCCCGTCCGCACCCGATATCGATATCGACTTCGACGACCGCCGCCGTGGTGAAATGATTACCTATGCGGCCGAGCGCTGGGGCGAGGACAAGGTGGCGCAGGTGATTACCTTCGGCACGGTGAAAACCAAGCAGGCCATTAAGGACTCGGCCAAGGTGCATTTTGGCCAGCCCGGCTTCCAGATGGCCGACCGCATCAACGGCGCGCTGCCGCCGGCCATCATGGCCAAGGACATTCCGCTTAAGGGCATCACGGACCCGGACCACGAGCGCTACTCCGAGGCCGCCGAGGTCCGCCAGATGGTGGAATCCGACCCGGATGTGAAAAAGATCTATGACACGGCGCGGGGCTTGGAGGGCGTCGTCAGGCAGGCGGGCGTGCACGCCTGTGCGGTGATTATGGCTTCGGTCCGGCTCATGGACCACATCCCCATGTGGAAGCGCCCGGCCGACGGCGCTTATATCACCGGCTGGGATTACCCGGCCTGCGAGGCCATCGGTCTGCTGAAGATGGACTTTCTGGGCCTGCGCAACCTCACCGTTATCGGCGATGCGATTGAAAACATCAAGCGCAACCGCGGCGAAGAAATCCACTTGGAGCAGCTGCATGCCGACGACCCCAAGGTCTCCAAGGTCTATGACCTGCTCTCGCGCGGCGATACGCTGGGCGTCTTCCAGCTCGACTCCGGCGGCATGCAGGAGCTGCTCAAGCGCATGAAGCCGACCGGCTTTAAGGATATTGTGGCCTCCCTTGCGCTCTACCGCCCGGGCCCGATGGGTGTGAACGCCCACTGGGACTACGCGGACCGTAAGAACGGCCGCAAGGAAATCACTCCAATTCACCCGGAGTTGGAAGAGCCGCTCAAGGAAATCCTGGATGAGACCTACGGTCTCATCGTCTACCAGGAGCAGATCATGCGTATCTCGCAGAAGGTCGCCAACTACACGGCCGGTGAGGCGGATGGCTTCCGTAAGGCAATGGGTAAGAAGAAGCCCGAAGTGCTGGCCCAGCAGTACGACAAGTTCTGGGGTGGCATGCAAGAAAATGGTTACTCCAAGTCCGCCATGGATGCGCTCTGGGGCACCATCGAGCCCTTCGCGTCCTACGCGTTCAACAAGTCCCACGCCGCAGGCTACGGACTGGTGTCTTTCTGGACGGCCTACCTCAAGGCCTACTATGCACCGGAGTACATGGCCGCGTTGTTGACCTCGGTGGGCGATAAGAAAGATAAGTCCGCCATCTACCTATCGGACTGCCGCCACCTGGGCATCAAGGTGCTGCCGCCGTCCGTCAACGAGTCCGAGGAGGACTTCCAGGCGGTGGGAGAGGATATCCGCTTCGGCATGGGCGCTATCCGCAATGTGGGCTCGGAAGTGGTGGAATCCATCATCAAATCCCGCCACGACAAGGGCGCGTTTACCTCCTTTAGCGATTACCTGGACAAGATCGAGCTCGCCGCCTGCACTAAGCGCGTGACAGAAGCGCTGATTAAGGCCGGCGCCTTCGATGACTTGAACCACCCGCGCAAAGGCCTCATGCTCATCCACGAGGACGCGGTGGATGCGGTGCAAACCACCAAGAAGGCCGCGGATAAGGGCCAGTTCGATCTCTTCGCTGGAATTGGCAGGGGAGAAGACGATGCGGCCTCCAACGCTTTTGCCCTGGATATCCCAGAAGACAACTGGGATCGTAAACACGAACTTGCCCTCGAGCGCGAAATGCTGGGCCTGTACGTTTCCGGCCACCCTCTCGATGGCTTCGAGGAGGCGCTAGCCGCGCAGACGGATACCCCGCTGACCAAGATCCTCAACGACGAGGTGCATAACGGCCAAGAGCTCATCATCGGTGGCATCATTTCGGGCGTGGACCGACGCTTTTCCAAGCGCGATGGCTCGCCGTGGGCCATTGTCACGGTGGAAGACCACAACGGCGCGCAGGTGGAAATCCTGGTATTCAACAAGGTGTACTCGCTCGTCGCCCCGCAGATTGTCGAGGACAATATCATCCTCGCTCGAGTGAACGTCAAGGTGCGTGATGAGCGCCGCTCGCTATTCTGCTCCGATATCCGCGTGCCGGAGCTGGGCCCTGGCGGTGGCGCCGGTCTGCCGCTGCGCCTGACCATGCGCACGGACCAGTGCACCATGGAAAATATTGCCCGGCTCAAACAGGTCCTGCTCAAAAACCAGGGCGAGTCGGATGTGTACCTCGAGCTTGTCGACGGCTCCGAGTCCACCACCATGATCCTCGGCGACCACCTGCGTGTGGAGCGATCCGGAAACCTCATGGGCGACCTCAAGGCCACCATGGGTGCGGGCATATTAGGCTGA
- a CDS encoding cobalamin-independent methionine synthase II family protein: MVKKIRTTHVGSLPRTPELLEANLQRAELPAAEFQGILEAAVADVVKRQLDLGLDIINEGEYGHITSGAVDYGAWWNYSFSRLGGLTMTDTDRWESAEVVRSKPGEPRLTSFIDRRDRALFSEAYNDPDSGIFTGRAKVANPEFTGPVTYIGQDEVAADVRLLADALPTGTPGFIAALSPGSAARLTNRYYDDEHELLADVGRAMRTEYQAITDAGLIVQFDAPDLAEAWDQINPEPSVEDFRGFIRERIDVLNDSIAGLPKEQTRLHICWGSWHGPHVTDVPFADIVEEILRAEVGGFSFEAASPRHAHEWRVWQDHALPEGTVIYPGVVSHSTNAVEHPRLVADRIIQFAEVVGPENVIASTDCGLGGRLHPQIAWAKLQSLVEGAEIATRELF, from the coding sequence ATGGTCAAAAAGATTCGCACCACCCACGTCGGCTCACTGCCGCGCACCCCGGAACTGCTGGAAGCCAACCTGCAGCGCGCGGAGCTGCCGGCCGCGGAGTTTCAGGGGATTTTGGAGGCTGCGGTAGCGGACGTCGTCAAGCGGCAGCTCGATCTCGGCCTCGATATCATTAACGAGGGCGAGTACGGCCATATCACCTCTGGCGCGGTGGATTATGGCGCGTGGTGGAATTATTCGTTTAGCCGCCTAGGCGGGCTGACGATGACGGATACCGACCGCTGGGAATCGGCCGAGGTGGTGCGCTCCAAGCCGGGTGAGCCGCGGCTGACGTCCTTTATTGATCGCCGCGACCGCGCGTTGTTCTCGGAGGCCTATAATGACCCGGATTCCGGCATCTTCACCGGCCGCGCCAAGGTGGCGAACCCAGAGTTCACCGGCCCTGTAACCTACATCGGCCAGGACGAGGTTGCCGCCGATGTTCGCCTGCTTGCCGACGCCCTCCCAACCGGCACCCCCGGCTTCATCGCCGCCCTTTCGCCCGGCTCGGCAGCGCGCCTGACCAACCGCTACTACGACGATGAGCATGAGCTGCTTGCCGACGTCGGCCGTGCCATGCGCACCGAATACCAGGCCATCACTGATGCTGGGCTTATTGTGCAATTCGACGCACCCGACCTGGCCGAGGCTTGGGACCAAATCAACCCGGAGCCGTCGGTCGAGGACTTCCGCGGTTTTATTCGCGAGCGCATCGACGTCCTCAATGATTCCATCGCCGGCCTGCCCAAGGAACAAACGCGCCTGCACATCTGCTGGGGCTCCTGGCACGGCCCGCACGTTACCGACGTGCCTTTTGCGGATATCGTCGAGGAAATCCTGCGTGCCGAGGTCGGCGGTTTCTCCTTCGAGGCCGCTTCGCCGCGCCACGCGCATGAGTGGCGCGTGTGGCAGGACCACGCGCTGCCGGAGGGCACCGTGATTTACCCGGGCGTGGTCTCTCACTCCACCAACGCGGTAGAGCATCCGCGTCTCGTGGCCGATCGCATCATCCAGTTTGCGGAGGTAGTCGGCCCAGAAAACGTCATCGCGTCGACCGACTGCGGCTTGGGCGGCCGCCTGCACCCCCAGATTGCTTGGGCGAAGCTGCAGTCCTTGGTCGAGGGCGCGGAGATTGCTACCCGAGAACTCTTCTAA
- a CDS encoding choice-of-anchor I family protein, with the protein MLKRISLCVTSSLVLACAPAAHAHIVDTVLEHSAPNAALQLTPIGSHESGVLGKSAAEIVAYHAASQRILTVNARSGEVDILDASDPTKPRKIGAVSAGGDKEINSVAVRPDGLAVAAVQQADKTDNGEALFFNAETGEELGRVGVGALPDNVHLTADGRHALVANEGEPSDALNAEGTAYLKDPEGSISVISLPEDVAAPALGDVHTADFSAFDTTDLDPSIRVFGPSEHHNLPSRDFEPEYISSAGGKAYATLQENNAIAVIDIESATVEKVIPAHIADHSQVPLDPSNKDDAAELRTIPVKGLSMPDSIGAFEAEGQTYFATANEGDAREWGGYTDEVELKDLVKDGKVCDDLELPEGIEDKKFAGNLKLTNASGWNEEKGCFDGLYAYGSRSFSIYDAEGNVVFDSGADFENITKDMPGLNFNADNEDPDFDDRSDNKGPEPEALTIGKVGDRTYAFIGAERVGGIFVYDVTTPAEAKFVTYVNNRDFSVGYDEDDVAATTKAGDLGPEGLAFVPAADSPTDDALLIAGNEVSGTTTVFSVKDLLADASDNADSPSTSAGSTGSSNGSSVAAGVGIVAGLVGLGALIGGALGFLPKTVDEFYALLPAQVRQLLP; encoded by the coding sequence ATGCTTAAGCGCATCTCTCTCTGCGTTACCTCCTCGCTCGTCCTCGCCTGTGCCCCGGCCGCCCACGCCCATATCGTGGATACCGTGCTGGAACACTCCGCCCCCAACGCGGCACTGCAGCTGACCCCCATCGGTTCCCATGAATCCGGCGTGCTGGGCAAATCCGCCGCCGAAATCGTCGCCTACCACGCTGCGTCCCAGCGCATCCTCACCGTCAATGCGCGCTCCGGCGAGGTCGATATCCTGGACGCCTCCGATCCCACTAAGCCGCGCAAGATCGGCGCCGTCTCCGCCGGCGGGGACAAGGAAATCAACTCCGTAGCCGTGCGACCCGATGGCCTGGCCGTCGCCGCGGTACAGCAGGCGGACAAAACCGACAACGGCGAGGCGCTGTTCTTCAACGCCGAAACCGGCGAGGAGCTTGGGCGCGTAGGCGTAGGCGCCCTGCCCGATAACGTGCACCTCACCGCCGACGGCCGCCACGCGCTGGTAGCCAACGAGGGCGAGCCTTCCGACGCCCTCAACGCCGAGGGCACCGCCTACCTCAAGGACCCAGAGGGCTCCATTTCCGTCATCAGCCTGCCCGAGGACGTCGCAGCGCCCGCGCTTGGCGACGTCCACACGGCCGACTTCAGCGCCTTTGACACCACCGACCTCGACCCCTCGATCCGCGTCTTCGGCCCCTCCGAACACCACAACCTGCCTTCAAGGGACTTCGAGCCGGAGTACATCTCCTCCGCGGGCGGCAAGGCCTATGCCACGCTGCAGGAAAACAACGCCATCGCGGTCATCGATATCGAGTCCGCCACCGTAGAAAAGGTAATCCCCGCTCATATCGCGGACCACTCCCAGGTGCCGCTGGATCCGTCCAATAAGGATGACGCCGCGGAGCTGCGCACCATTCCGGTCAAGGGCCTGTCCATGCCGGACTCCATCGGCGCCTTCGAGGCGGAGGGCCAGACCTATTTCGCCACCGCCAACGAGGGCGATGCTCGCGAGTGGGGCGGCTATACCGACGAAGTAGAGCTCAAGGACCTAGTAAAGGACGGCAAGGTCTGCGATGATCTCGAGCTTCCCGAGGGCATTGAGGATAAGAAGTTTGCCGGCAACCTCAAGCTCACCAACGCTTCTGGCTGGAATGAAGAGAAGGGGTGCTTCGACGGCCTGTATGCCTATGGCTCGCGCTCCTTTAGCATCTACGACGCCGAGGGCAACGTCGTCTTCGACTCCGGCGCGGACTTCGAGAACATCACCAAGGATATGCCCGGCCTGAACTTCAACGCCGATAACGAGGATCCGGATTTCGATGACCGCTCCGATAATAAGGGACCAGAGCCGGAAGCCTTGACCATCGGCAAGGTTGGCGATCGCACCTATGCCTTCATCGGCGCAGAGCGCGTGGGCGGCATCTTTGTCTACGACGTAACCACTCCCGCCGAGGCAAAGTTTGTCACCTACGTCAACAATCGCGATTTCTCCGTTGGCTACGACGAGGACGATGTCGCTGCAACCACCAAGGCCGGCGACCTCGGACCAGAGGGTCTAGCCTTCGTTCCCGCTGCAGATTCCCCTACCGATGACGCACTCCTCATCGCCGGCAACGAGGTCTCCGGCACTACCACCGTGTTCTCCGTCAAGGACCTGCTTGCCGACGCCTCCGACAACGCCGACTCCCCCTCCACGTCCGCGGGTTCCACTGGATCCAGCAACGGCAGCAGCGTCGCTGCCGGCGTGGGCATCGTGGCTGGTTTGGTAGGTCTTGGTGCCCTGATTGGCGGGGCGCTGGGCTTCCTGCCGAAGACCGTCGACGAGTTCTATGCGCTGTTGCCGGCACAGGTGCGCCAGCTTTTGCCATAG